One part of the Parabacteroides distasonis ATCC 8503 genome encodes these proteins:
- a CDS encoding DUF721 domain-containing protein — protein MQRRNTQTLGEVLRDFFEDNTELYEKMMEIRVQRAWGEVLGPTIMQYTRNIYVRDKVLHVSLTSSVLRSELTLCRERLVKSLNDYAGASVITNIVFH, from the coding sequence ATGCAGAGAAGAAATACACAGACATTGGGTGAGGTGCTTCGTGACTTTTTCGAGGATAATACCGAGTTGTACGAGAAAATGATGGAGATCCGGGTTCAGCGTGCGTGGGGAGAAGTTTTAGGGCCTACGATCATGCAGTACACACGTAATATATATGTACGTGATAAGGTGCTTCATGTCTCATTGACTTCCTCCGTACTTCGTAGCGAGTTGACGCTTTGCCGGGAACGGTTGGTGAAAAGCTTGAATGATTACGCGGGTGCCTCGGTCATTACCAACATCGTTTTTCATTGA
- the secG gene encoding preprotein translocase subunit SecG, whose protein sequence is MYVFISILILIASILLILIVLIQNSKGGGLASGFSSSNQIMGVRKTTDFLEKATWSLAGTVIVLSILITAFIPRAEHAAQSEIKQQVNDAISIDPNTIAPDFGTAQQPAVPAEETPATTTPAEESNR, encoded by the coding sequence ATGTACGTATTTATTTCTATCTTAATCCTGATCGCCTCTATACTATTAATCTTGATCGTGTTGATCCAGAACTCGAAAGGTGGAGGTTTGGCTTCAGGGTTCTCTTCTTCTAACCAAATCATGGGTGTACGTAAGACCACGGACTTTTTGGAGAAAGCTACTTGGAGTTTGGCGGGTACCGTAATCGTATTGAGTATCTTGATTACCGCATTTATCCCCAGAGCGGAGCATGCCGCTCAATCTGAGATCAAGCAACAAGTAAACGACGCTATCTCTATCGATCCGAATACGATCGCTCCGGACTTTGGTACGGCTCAACAACCGGCAGTTCCGGCAGAGGAAACTCCCGCTACTACTACACCTGCGGAGGAAAGCAACAGATAA
- a CDS encoding S41 family peptidase: protein MDKNKRLTVWLPVIIAASIALGIFIGNHYLSISQGKKRSYSSGNKINAILDIIDEQYVDTVSMSKLVESTIPKIFSELDPHSVYIPAEDASVVNEELEGSFSGIGVSFNMQTDTILVISVISGGPAEKAGLLPFDRIISINDSIFSGKKKNQGEIMKTLRGAKNSTVKLGVQRGNSPELLYFDVTRGDVPVNSVDVSFEAAKGIGYIKVSKFARNTYNEFITAIAKLKQAGCTSFVIDLRGNTGGYMDAAINMINEFMPEGRLIVYTEGKSFPRSDVYANGTGTCKDAPIVVLTDEISASASEIFSGAIQDNDRGTIIGRRTYGKGLVQTQMSLSDGSEMRLTIARYYTPSGRCIQKKYEMGNTDAYDQDIYNRYMHGEFDSADSIKMDDSLKYQTVGGRTVYGGGGIMPDIFIPRDTSGVTSYYSNVVNSGVLYLYALEYSDRHREKLGSFKTWEELYNYLQQQPLLSDFVNFAATKGIKRRPTLINISGKLIENQLQAYIVRNFFDEAGFYPIFLKDDVTLLRAIKILQEGKSVPNAELLKQSANGDLHSQAGPTKRYGLSKKRIFEDYLVRAIG from the coding sequence ATGGATAAAAACAAAAGACTGACCGTATGGCTCCCGGTTATCATCGCGGCTAGTATCGCTTTAGGTATCTTTATTGGGAACCATTATTTATCTATCAGTCAAGGAAAAAAACGGTCCTACTCCAGCGGTAACAAGATAAATGCCATCTTGGACATTATCGACGAGCAATATGTTGACACGGTTAGCATGTCTAAGCTGGTAGAGAGTACGATCCCGAAAATATTCAGTGAATTAGACCCTCACTCCGTATATATCCCCGCCGAAGACGCTTCCGTGGTGAATGAGGAGCTGGAAGGTTCTTTCAGTGGTATTGGCGTATCATTTAATATGCAAACCGATACGATCCTAGTGATCAGCGTAATTAGCGGTGGTCCCGCAGAGAAAGCAGGTTTACTGCCCTTCGACCGGATCATCTCGATCAATGATTCTATTTTCTCCGGTAAGAAAAAGAACCAAGGAGAGATCATGAAGACACTCCGGGGCGCAAAGAACAGTACGGTGAAACTAGGCGTACAGCGAGGAAATTCTCCTGAGTTGCTCTATTTTGACGTAACCCGTGGAGATGTCCCTGTTAATTCGGTCGATGTTTCTTTCGAAGCGGCTAAAGGTATAGGTTACATCAAGGTTAGCAAATTCGCCCGGAATACTTATAATGAGTTCATCACGGCGATCGCCAAGCTGAAACAAGCGGGCTGTACCTCTTTCGTGATCGACTTACGGGGTAATACCGGCGGATATATGGATGCCGCTATCAATATGATTAACGAGTTTATGCCGGAAGGACGCTTGATCGTCTACACGGAAGGTAAGTCGTTCCCCCGTTCCGACGTATACGCAAACGGAACCGGAACTTGTAAAGACGCCCCGATCGTAGTATTGACCGATGAGATCTCGGCTTCCGCCAGTGAGATATTCTCCGGAGCGATCCAAGATAACGACCGTGGTACGATTATCGGACGAAGAACGTATGGCAAGGGTCTGGTACAAACTCAAATGTCATTGAGCGACGGTTCAGAGATGCGATTGACCATCGCCCGTTATTACACGCCGTCCGGTCGCTGCATCCAGAAGAAATATGAGATGGGTAATACGGACGCTTACGACCAAGATATCTATAACCGATATATGCACGGCGAGTTCGACTCGGCCGATAGCATCAAGATGGATGATTCCTTGAAATACCAGACCGTAGGCGGACGTACCGTATACGGCGGGGGCGGTATCATGCCAGATATCTTTATCCCTCGTGACACGAGCGGCGTTACCTCTTACTACTCAAATGTGGTAAATAGCGGCGTGCTTTACCTGTATGCGCTCGAGTACTCAGACCGCCATCGGGAGAAACTAGGCTCATTCAAGACTTGGGAGGAATTATATAATTACTTGCAGCAACAACCGCTCCTTTCCGACTTCGTGAACTTCGCCGCTACCAAGGGCATCAAGAGACGTCCTACATTAATTAATATATCCGGCAAGTTAATCGAGAACCAATTGCAAGCGTATATCGTAAGGAATTTCTTCGACGAGGCGGGCTTCTACCCCATTTTCCTAAAAGATGACGTTACCTTATTACGTGCGATCAAGATCTTGCAAGAGGGAAAATCTGTGCCGAATGCGGAACTATTAAAACAATCAGCGAATGGAGACTTACACAGCCAAGCAGGCCCTACGAAAAGATATGGCCTCTCGAAAAAAAGAATATTCGAGGATTACCTTGTGCGAGCTATCGGATAA
- a CDS encoding deoxycytidylate deaminase, whose amino-acid sequence MCEKTEKQHELDKRYLRMAAIWAENSYCKRRQVGALLVKDKMIISDGYNGTPAGFENVCEDENNVTKPYVLHAEANAITKVAASSNSSKGATIYVTSSPCIECAKLIIQSGIKRVVYSENYRIADGCELLKRAGIIVDYIDLNE is encoded by the coding sequence ATGTGCGAGAAAACAGAAAAACAGCACGAATTAGATAAACGTTACCTGCGAATGGCCGCTATCTGGGCCGAGAATTCGTACTGTAAACGACGCCAAGTGGGCGCATTATTAGTAAAAGATAAAATGATCATATCCGACGGATACAATGGAACACCCGCCGGTTTTGAAAATGTTTGCGAAGACGAGAACAATGTCACCAAGCCTTATGTTCTACACGCGGAGGCTAACGCCATCACAAAAGTGGCAGCCTCATCGAACAGCAGTAAAGGAGCGACCATTTATGTGACCTCCTCCCCTTGCATTGAATGCGCAAAATTAATCATACAATCCGGGATCAAGCGAGTGGTCTATTCCGAGAATTATCGCATAGCGGACGGCTGCGAATTATTGAAGCGTGCCGGTATCATAGTAGATTATATAGATTTGAACGAATAA
- a CDS encoding LptE family protein, whose translation MLKKIVNIRLSAANWLILSFLTVLATACSISYKFNGASIDYTKVKTITIRDFTNQAPYVNPTLAPQFTEDLKDIYIRQTRLQLVPSNGDLELEGEITGYDFAPMAVKEDAIASQTRLTITVRVRYSNRVNPDEDFEQSFSAYREFDSNLMPQQVEGTLCEEIIEEIVDQIYNATVANW comes from the coding sequence ATGCTAAAGAAGATTGTCAACATACGTTTGTCGGCAGCCAATTGGCTTATACTCTCATTTTTGACGGTATTGGCTACGGCTTGCTCTATTTCCTATAAGTTTAATGGAGCCTCTATCGATTATACGAAGGTGAAGACCATTACGATTCGTGACTTCACGAACCAAGCTCCCTACGTGAATCCGACCCTTGCGCCGCAGTTTACGGAGGATTTGAAGGATATTTACATCCGTCAGACTCGTCTGCAACTGGTTCCGAGCAATGGCGACCTTGAGTTGGAGGGTGAGATCACTGGTTACGATTTCGCTCCAATGGCCGTGAAGGAGGATGCTATCGCCTCGCAGACGAGGTTGACGATCACGGTGCGGGTTCGTTACTCCAACCGGGTTAACCCGGATGAGGATTTTGAGCAGTCGTTCTCCGCTTACCGCGAGTTCGACAGTAACTTGATGCCGCAGCAGGTAGAGGGAACATTATGCGAGGAAATCATAGAGGAAATAGTAGACCAAATCTATAACGCTACGGTTGCCAATTGGTAG
- a CDS encoding tetratricopeptide repeat protein — protein MATKEKDTNKELEVEEIVSKSEQFIENNSKKIIYGIIAVALVVGAVLGIKHGYLVPQEKKAAAAMFKGEQYFARDSFALALNGNGADYEGFEAIIDQYGSTDAGNLAKAYAGICYYKMGDTQKALDLLKSFSGKDQMVSPAVTGLIGDCYVNMGNTKEGISYFEKAAKEADNEVISPIYLKKAGIAYENLKEYDKAVKAYTTIKDKYYTSMEASDIDKYITRASAGK, from the coding sequence ATGGCTACTAAAGAAAAGGACACCAACAAGGAGTTAGAAGTAGAAGAGATTGTCTCCAAATCGGAGCAATTCATTGAAAACAATTCAAAGAAGATTATTTACGGTATAATAGCTGTCGCACTCGTTGTTGGAGCTGTTTTGGGAATCAAGCATGGTTATTTAGTTCCTCAGGAGAAAAAAGCCGCCGCCGCCATGTTCAAGGGCGAGCAATACTTCGCCAGAGATTCTTTCGCCTTGGCTTTAAACGGCAATGGAGCTGACTATGAAGGTTTCGAGGCTATCATCGACCAATATGGAAGCACGGACGCCGGAAACTTGGCGAAGGCTTACGCAGGTATCTGTTACTACAAGATGGGCGATACACAGAAGGCGCTCGATTTATTGAAATCTTTCAGCGGAAAGGACCAAATGGTATCTCCGGCGGTTACAGGCTTGATCGGTGATTGCTACGTGAACATGGGTAATACGAAAGAAGGAATCAGCTATTTCGAGAAAGCCGCTAAGGAGGCCGACAACGAGGTAATCAGCCCGATTTACTTGAAGAAGGCCGGTATCGCTTACGAGAACTTGAAAGAGTATGACAAGGCTGTAAAGGCTTACACGACTATCAAGGACAAGTATTACACTTCCATGGAGGCATCCGATATCGATAAGTATATCACCCGTGCTTCGGCAGGAAAATAA
- a CDS encoding M3 family metallopeptidase → MRKLLYNVVILLSAIQMTHAANNPFFGKFKTPFETPPFDKIKIEHYEPAFDEGIKQMEKEVQEIANNPQPATFENTVVALERSGKLLETVSSVFFNVLGAEANDEMMEISQRVSPKLSQTSNNIFLNEKLLARVKSIYDKKEQLNLSTEDAKLLEDLYESFKANGATLNKDDKEKYRKLSMDLSMLTLQFDQNALKDKNRFELLITDENELSGLPESARDAAAMLAKSKDKNGWLFNLSAPSYIPFMRYSDKRDLREKMYREYMSVGNKGDEFDNKDIIKKIVNIRLEIAQLMGFKNYAEYALEHTMAKNSANVYKLLNQLLEAYKPIAINEYNAVEGFALGTEKENITVMPWDWSYYSEKLRDIRFKVNDEMTRPYFELSNVKKGVFGLATQLYGITFKENKKIPVYHPEVDAYEVYDADGKFLAILYTDFFPRDGKQSGAWMNNIKAQYKDKDGKDSRPQIVIVMNFTRPTDTKPSLLSFDEVNTLLHEFGHSLHGMLAQGTYSSLSGTSVYRDFVELPSQIMENWLTEKEFLDQIAVHYQTGEKIPQEMIQSLVNASNFNAGYLCCRQLSFGLLDMAWHTLEQPFDGDVATFEKKAWAPTVIVPEVPEALMGTSFGHIFSGGYAAGYYGYKWAEVLDADAFSVFKSKGIFNKEVAKSFRDNILSKGGTEDPAVLYKRFRGQEPTIDALLIRNGIKK, encoded by the coding sequence ATGAGGAAGTTATTATATAATGTAGTAATTTTATTAAGCGCAATTCAAATGACACACGCAGCAAATAACCCTTTCTTCGGGAAGTTTAAAACACCGTTCGAGACCCCTCCTTTCGATAAGATCAAGATCGAGCATTATGAGCCCGCTTTCGACGAAGGAATCAAGCAAATGGAAAAAGAGGTGCAAGAGATCGCCAATAACCCGCAACCGGCTACTTTCGAGAATACGGTAGTAGCTCTGGAACGTAGCGGCAAATTATTAGAAACAGTCTCTTCTGTTTTTTTTAATGTATTAGGGGCAGAGGCTAACGACGAAATGATGGAAATCTCGCAACGTGTCTCCCCGAAGTTATCCCAGACATCCAATAACATCTTCTTAAATGAGAAGCTACTTGCTCGGGTCAAATCAATCTATGATAAAAAAGAACAATTGAACCTTTCTACCGAGGATGCTAAATTGCTGGAAGACCTTTACGAGTCGTTTAAAGCGAATGGGGCTACGTTAAATAAAGATGACAAGGAAAAATACCGCAAGCTAAGTATGGACCTAAGCATGTTAACCTTGCAGTTCGATCAAAACGCCTTGAAAGATAAAAACCGATTCGAATTACTAATAACGGACGAGAACGAACTATCCGGCTTACCCGAAAGTGCTCGTGACGCAGCGGCCATGTTAGCCAAAAGTAAAGATAAAAATGGATGGTTATTCAATCTCTCGGCTCCGAGTTACATTCCATTTATGCGTTATTCCGACAAGCGTGATTTGCGAGAAAAAATGTATCGTGAATACATGAGCGTAGGAAATAAAGGGGATGAGTTCGACAATAAGGACATTATCAAAAAGATCGTTAATATCCGCCTAGAGATCGCCCAGTTGATGGGATTCAAGAATTACGCCGAATATGCGCTGGAACACACGATGGCTAAAAACTCAGCGAACGTATACAAATTATTGAATCAGTTACTCGAAGCTTATAAACCGATAGCGATCAACGAATACAATGCAGTAGAAGGATTCGCATTAGGTACAGAGAAAGAGAATATCACCGTTATGCCTTGGGACTGGAGTTATTATTCCGAGAAGTTACGGGATATCCGCTTCAAGGTAAACGACGAGATGACTCGCCCTTATTTCGAGTTAAGCAACGTAAAGAAAGGCGTATTCGGATTAGCTACCCAGCTCTACGGTATCACCTTTAAGGAAAACAAGAAAATCCCGGTTTATCATCCGGAAGTAGACGCTTATGAGGTATACGATGCCGATGGTAAGTTCCTTGCTATCCTTTATACGGATTTCTTCCCTCGTGACGGAAAACAATCCGGCGCTTGGATGAACAATATCAAGGCTCAATACAAAGATAAAGACGGAAAAGATAGCCGTCCTCAGATCGTTATCGTGATGAACTTTACCCGTCCGACAGACACGAAGCCCTCTTTGTTAAGTTTCGACGAGGTGAACACGCTCTTGCATGAGTTCGGGCACTCCTTGCACGGCATGCTAGCGCAAGGAACCTATTCCAGCCTTTCGGGAACCAGCGTTTATCGTGATTTCGTAGAATTACCTTCCCAGATCATGGAGAACTGGTTGACTGAAAAAGAGTTCTTAGATCAGATCGCCGTTCATTACCAGACCGGAGAGAAAATCCCGCAAGAGATGATACAAAGCTTGGTAAACGCCTCTAACTTCAACGCCGGCTACCTTTGCTGCCGCCAATTAAGCTTTGGCTTGCTGGATATGGCATGGCATACGTTGGAGCAACCTTTCGACGGTGACGTAGCGACATTCGAGAAAAAAGCTTGGGCTCCGACGGTAATCGTACCGGAAGTACCGGAAGCCTTGATGGGCACAAGCTTCGGACATATCTTCTCCGGAGGATACGCGGCAGGCTATTACGGATATAAATGGGCCGAGGTATTAGACGCCGACGCTTTCTCCGTTTTCAAATCGAAAGGAATCTTCAACAAGGAGGTCGCGAAATCTTTCCGTGACAATATCTTATCCAAAGGTGGTACAGAAGATCCCGCCGTGTTATACAAGCGTTTCCGTGGACAAGAGCCTACGATAGACGCCTTATTAATCCGTAATGGTATTAAGAAGTAA
- the recF gene encoding DNA replication/repair protein RecF (All proteins in this family for which functions are known are DNA-binding proteins that assist the filamentation of RecA onto DNA for the initiation of recombination or recombinational repair.): MILKKLSVLNYKNILQSEVIFSPKMNCFFGNNGMGKTNLLDAIHYLSFCKSHVNTPDSQIINSDQDLCVVQGNYDYEGREEEIFCAMRRRQRKQFKRNKKEYDKLSEHIGLLPLVMVSPADADLIRGGSDERRRFLDLIISQQDKPYLHALIQYNKALLQRNTLLKDQSMDASLYEVLEMQLGMYGQIVYEKRKKLVEDFTPIFNEYYQTICGSAEEVGLHYISQLEETELAGKLAMSRERDRILGYTSSGIHKDELEMTLGGYLIRRVGSQGQNKTYLIALKLAQFAFLNKRGQTTPILLLDDIFDKLDASRVEQIIKLVSENGFGQIFITDTNRKYLDEILLAMNHDYALFRVERGEVQPMEE, translated from the coding sequence ATGATACTAAAGAAGCTTTCTGTTCTCAATTACAAAAATATACTTCAGTCCGAGGTTATTTTCTCGCCCAAGATGAATTGCTTTTTCGGCAATAACGGGATGGGGAAGACGAATCTATTGGATGCTATTCATTATCTCTCGTTTTGCAAGAGTCATGTCAATACGCCTGATAGCCAGATAATAAACAGTGATCAAGATCTTTGCGTGGTGCAGGGTAACTATGATTATGAGGGACGTGAGGAGGAGATTTTCTGTGCCATGCGGCGTAGGCAACGCAAACAGTTCAAACGGAATAAGAAGGAGTACGACAAGCTGTCCGAGCATATCGGCCTATTACCGTTGGTCATGGTCTCTCCGGCTGATGCCGACTTGATCCGGGGGGGGAGCGATGAGCGACGCCGTTTTCTGGACTTAATCATCTCGCAGCAGGACAAGCCTTATCTGCATGCGCTTATCCAATATAATAAAGCGTTGCTCCAACGGAATACGTTGCTGAAAGATCAGAGCATGGATGCCTCTCTTTATGAGGTATTGGAGATGCAGCTGGGTATGTACGGCCAAATCGTTTACGAGAAGCGGAAAAAACTGGTGGAGGATTTTACCCCGATCTTTAATGAGTACTACCAGACGATCTGCGGCTCTGCCGAGGAGGTAGGGCTACATTATATCTCGCAATTGGAGGAAACGGAGCTTGCCGGTAAATTGGCGATGAGCCGGGAACGGGATCGTATATTGGGCTATACCTCTTCCGGTATCCATAAGGATGAGCTGGAAATGACGTTGGGCGGGTACCTGATTCGCCGGGTTGGTTCGCAAGGACAGAATAAGACGTATCTGATCGCCTTGAAACTCGCTCAGTTCGCTTTCCTAAATAAACGGGGACAGACTACACCTATCTTGCTGTTGGATGATATTTTCGATAAGCTGGACGCTAGCCGTGTGGAGCAGATCATCAAACTGGTCAGTGAGAATGGCTTCGGGCAGATCTTTATTACGGATACGAACCGGAAGTATCTGGATGAGATCTTATTGGCTATGAATCATGACTATGCCCTCTTCCGTGTGGAACGTGGCGAGGTACAACCTATGGAGGAATAA
- a CDS encoding 5-formyltetrahydrofolate cyclo-ligase has product MASRKKEYSRITLCELSDKIMDRLEQTELFQAASCIALYHAIPGEVQTAGFIEKWYQKKKLLLPLIVGDDLRLLLYEGPESLKPGPFGILEPKADGIEVPKNEIDLIIVPGVAFDKDKNRMGRGRGFYDRLLSTLNAPKVGICFGFQMIPQVPVEPLDKKMDYVITEDTIY; this is encoded by the coding sequence ATGGCCTCTCGAAAAAAAGAATATTCGAGGATTACCTTGTGCGAGCTATCGGATAAGATCATGGACCGCTTGGAACAGACGGAACTGTTCCAAGCGGCTTCTTGCATCGCCCTTTATCACGCCATACCGGGAGAAGTACAGACCGCCGGCTTTATCGAGAAATGGTACCAGAAGAAAAAGCTTCTGTTGCCCTTGATCGTCGGTGATGATTTGAGATTGCTTCTTTACGAAGGACCGGAATCCCTAAAACCCGGACCTTTCGGAATATTAGAGCCTAAGGCGGACGGCATAGAAGTTCCAAAGAATGAGATCGACTTGATTATCGTGCCCGGAGTCGCCTTTGATAAAGACAAGAACCGCATGGGACGAGGAAGGGGATTCTACGACCGCCTTCTTTCCACGCTCAACGCTCCCAAGGTTGGCATATGCTTCGGGTTCCAGATGATACCGCAAGTCCCGGTAGAGCCACTCGACAAGAAAATGGATTACGTAATAACAGAAGACACCATCTATTGA
- a CDS encoding DUF4491 family protein translates to MDMINFDGLLIGIVTFLIIGLFHPVVVKAEYYWGTKCWWIFLVLGILGVIASLFIDSVFVSAICGVFAFSSFWTIKEIFEQEERVQKGWFPRNPKRKYPWDDSEVK, encoded by the coding sequence ATGGATATGATAAATTTTGATGGGTTGTTGATCGGTATCGTTACATTCTTGATTATCGGTCTGTTTCATCCGGTAGTCGTGAAGGCCGAGTATTATTGGGGGACGAAGTGCTGGTGGATATTCCTTGTCTTGGGGATTTTAGGGGTGATAGCTTCCCTGTTTATAGACAGCGTGTTTGTGTCCGCTATTTGCGGCGTATTCGCCTTCTCATCGTTCTGGACGATCAAGGAGATTTTCGAGCAGGAGGAGCGTGTGCAGAAAGGTTGGTTCCCTAGAAATCCGAAAAGAAAATACCCTTGGGACGATAGTGAGGTGAAATGA
- the ribH gene encoding 6,7-dimethyl-8-ribityllumazine synthase produces MATAYQNLSEYDFNSVPDASEMNIGIVVAEWNKNITEKLLEGACNTLEKHGVKPENIVVKRVPGSFELTFGAKRLAETKELDAVIVLGCVVRGDTPHFDYVCSGVTQGITELNLMYDIPFIFGLLTTDTMQQSEDRAGGRYGNKGDEAAVTAIKMVNFSA; encoded by the coding sequence ATGGCTACAGCTTATCAGAATTTATCCGAGTACGACTTCAACAGCGTACCTGATGCTTCAGAGATGAACATCGGCATCGTAGTTGCTGAATGGAACAAGAACATTACCGAGAAGTTATTGGAAGGTGCTTGCAACACGCTTGAAAAGCACGGGGTGAAACCGGAGAACATCGTAGTTAAACGAGTTCCGGGTAGTTTTGAACTGACTTTTGGAGCCAAAAGATTGGCCGAGACTAAAGAATTAGACGCTGTGATCGTTCTGGGATGCGTCGTAAGAGGCGATACGCCACATTTTGATTACGTTTGTTCCGGCGTTACGCAAGGCATTACAGAATTGAATTTAATGTACGATATTCCTTTCATTTTCGGCCTGTTAACTACCGACACCATGCAGCAATCCGAGGATCGTGCGGGAGGTAGATATGGCAATAAAGGGGACGAGGCAGCGGTTACCGCAATAAAAATGGTAAATTTTTCTGCCTAA